The following are encoded in a window of Trichocoleus desertorum ATA4-8-CV12 genomic DNA:
- a CDS encoding efflux RND transporter periplasmic adaptor subunit, translated as MKDWAKFRFRVPTWLVGTLVLGLLAGGGYTAYSRMSTGQRQEASRRVQTATVERISLPITIAANGTVQPERSINVSPKNSGVLKELLVKEGDRVEAGQVLAYMDSSNLQGQLTQSKAQVASAQANLDQLLAGNRPQEIAQAQAQVASAQANLNRLVAGNRPQEVAQAQAQLTSTEANLRQAQLTLNQNQQLYTAGALSLRELDTSRATYDSAKAEVEQARLGLNLQRSGTRPEEIAQARAQVEQAKQALNLQQSGARPEEIAQARAQLMSAEGALQTTQTQINDATIRAPFSGIVTRKFSDPGSFVTPTTASSDVSSATSSSILALASNNQVVAKVAETSVPKIKVGQGVTIEADAYPNQSFTGKVIQVATQSTVEQNVTNFEVKMSVDDSKNLLQSGMNVSVEFQVGALDNALVIPTAALVRQEQGSGVFLAGQGENSRPRFQRITTSAIVEDKTVVTSGLKAGDKVMLSFPEGERPPSRTPSFMPGAGRQRPGGSGASSGGSGSGGSSNGGSGSGSGSGGRRGGG; from the coding sequence GTGAAAGATTGGGCTAAATTTAGATTTAGGGTGCCAACTTGGTTGGTTGGAACTTTGGTGCTGGGCTTGTTGGCGGGTGGAGGCTACACTGCTTACAGCCGCATGAGCACAGGGCAACGACAGGAAGCGAGCCGCCGCGTCCAAACTGCAACCGTAGAGCGTATCAGTTTGCCGATCACGATCGCCGCCAATGGTACTGTTCAACCAGAGCGATCGATCAATGTCAGCCCCAAGAACTCCGGGGTTTTGAAAGAACTGCTGGTGAAAGAGGGCGATCGCGTTGAAGCAGGACAAGTCTTAGCTTACATGGATAGCTCCAATTTACAGGGGCAACTCACCCAATCTAAAGCTCAAGTAGCATCAGCCCAAGCCAATCTTGATCAACTATTGGCAGGCAATCGCCCCCAAGAAATCGCACAAGCCCAAGCCCAAGTTGCCTCTGCCCAAGCCAACCTCAACCGATTGGTAGCAGGCAACCGTCCTCAAGAAGTGGCTCAAGCTCAGGCTCAACTGACCTCCACCGAAGCCAATCTCCGCCAAGCCCAACTCACTCTTAACCAAAACCAGCAGCTTTACACCGCAGGGGCGCTCTCCTTACGGGAATTAGATACCTCTCGCGCCACTTATGATAGTGCGAAGGCTGAGGTAGAGCAGGCAAGACTGGGCCTTAACTTGCAGCGGTCGGGTACGCGCCCAGAAGAAATTGCCCAAGCTCGCGCCCAAGTAGAACAAGCTAAACAAGCCCTCAATCTCCAGCAATCAGGAGCACGTCCAGAAGAAATTGCCCAAGCTCGCGCCCAATTGATGAGCGCCGAGGGAGCCTTGCAAACGACTCAAACACAAATTAACGATGCTACCATTCGGGCTCCTTTTAGCGGGATTGTGACCCGAAAATTCTCCGATCCTGGTTCATTCGTGACTCCAACCACTGCCAGCAGTGATGTTTCTTCGGCTACTTCTTCTTCCATCTTGGCGCTAGCTTCTAACAACCAGGTTGTTGCCAAGGTGGCGGAAACCAGCGTCCCGAAAATCAAAGTTGGCCAGGGAGTCACCATTGAAGCGGATGCTTATCCTAATCAATCTTTTACAGGCAAGGTGATTCAAGTTGCGACGCAATCTACAGTTGAACAAAATGTGACTAATTTTGAAGTCAAGATGTCTGTGGATGACTCTAAAAACTTGTTGCAGTCGGGCATGAATGTCAGTGTGGAGTTTCAGGTTGGTGCTCTCGACAATGCTTTGGTGATTCCAACGGCAGCGCTGGTTCGGCAAGAGCAAGGAAGCGGAGTTTTTCTGGCAGGCCAAGGAGAAAATAGCAGACCCAGATTCCAACGCATTACCACGAGTGCCATTGTAGAGGACAAAACTGTGGTGACTTCTGGATTAAAAGCAGGAGATAAGGTGATGCTGAGCTTCCCTGAAGGAGAGCGCCCACCTTCTAGAACGCCTTCCTTTATGCCAGGGGCGGGACGACAAAGACCGGGAGGCTCTGGTGCTTCTAGTGGCGGTTCTGGTAGTGGCGGTTCTAGCAATGGCGGTTCTGGCAGCGGTTCTGGCAGTGGCGGTAGAAGAGGTGGAGGATGA
- a CDS encoding pentapeptide repeat-containing protein, translating to MNSRFLAIVALTALSVAAFSPDAKAGLAVNGLAFNGTQLNGINLNGVRMNGISVNGSNLNGVEMNGISVNGISVNGSNLNGSNLNGANLNGRNVNGQENQNVAVTSSQETGMVLSSPEFTEIQVEEGRLVGIK from the coding sequence GTGAATTCACGCTTCTTGGCTATTGTCGCGCTTACTGCTTTGAGCGTTGCCGCCTTCTCCCCGGATGCAAAAGCTGGCCTTGCCGTAAACGGGCTGGCCTTTAACGGAACCCAGTTGAATGGCATCAACCTCAATGGAGTAAGAATGAATGGTATATCGGTAAATGGCAGCAACCTGAATGGAGTGGAAATGAATGGCATATCAGTAAACGGCATATCAGTAAATGGCAGCAACCTCAACGGCAGCAACCTCAATGGTGCTAACTTAAATGGGCGTAATGTGAATGGTCAAGAAAATCAGAACGTGGCAGTGACGTCGTCTCAAGAGACGGGTATGGTCTTGTCGAGTCCTGAGTTCACAGAGATTCAAGTTGAAGAGGGCCGTTTGGTAGGCATTAAGTAA
- the mtnA gene encoding S-methyl-5-thioribose-1-phosphate isomerase produces MLSTVAQVYPVVWQEDRVLLIDQTRLPNEYAVVEISRYEDMARAIKTMIVRGAPAIGVAAAYGVYLGARAIQTSDRDQFLAQLETVAQELRETRPTAVNLFWAIARMLKTARQTIGPVEYLKETLLETAKQINADDIQTCQAIGDYGAKALPASSDKLRILTHCNAGALATAGYGTALGVVRSAWRDGRLERVYADETRPRLQGAKLTAWECVQEGIPVTLISDGMAAHCMKQGLIHAVVVGADRIAANGDAANKIGTYSVAIAAKAHNIPFFVAAPLSTIDFSLSDGSGIPIEERDPVEIYQVGDTRICSPGVEFYNPAFDVTPAELITAIVTEFGAFAPSELKSQLHEKQAV; encoded by the coding sequence ATGTTGTCTACCGTTGCTCAGGTATATCCCGTTGTTTGGCAAGAAGACCGAGTCTTGCTAATTGACCAAACCCGTTTGCCTAATGAATATGCCGTTGTGGAAATTAGCCGCTACGAAGACATGGCAAGGGCAATTAAGACCATGATTGTACGGGGGGCTCCGGCGATCGGGGTGGCAGCAGCCTACGGTGTGTACTTAGGGGCACGAGCGATTCAGACCAGCGATCGCGATCAATTTTTGGCTCAACTGGAAACAGTGGCTCAGGAGTTGCGAGAAACTCGCCCTACTGCGGTGAACTTGTTCTGGGCGATCGCGCGGATGCTGAAGACAGCACGGCAGACGATTGGGCCTGTGGAATATCTGAAGGAAACGCTGCTAGAAACGGCGAAGCAAATCAATGCAGATGACATCCAAACCTGTCAGGCGATCGGCGATTATGGCGCGAAAGCGTTACCTGCTAGTTCCGACAAGCTGCGGATTTTGACCCACTGCAATGCAGGAGCCTTAGCAACAGCAGGATATGGTACCGCTCTGGGTGTGGTGCGCTCGGCTTGGCGAGATGGACGGCTAGAGCGAGTGTATGCGGATGAAACTCGGCCTCGCTTACAAGGGGCGAAGCTAACGGCTTGGGAATGTGTCCAAGAAGGTATTCCGGTAACGCTGATTTCAGATGGGATGGCGGCGCACTGCATGAAGCAGGGTCTCATTCACGCGGTTGTAGTTGGGGCCGATCGCATTGCCGCCAATGGAGATGCGGCGAATAAGATTGGTACTTATAGTGTGGCGATCGCAGCGAAAGCCCATAATATTCCTTTCTTTGTGGCTGCTCCCCTATCCACCATTGACTTTTCTTTGTCGGATGGTAGTGGGATTCCGATTGAGGAACGCGATCCGGTGGAAATTTATCAAGTGGGTGACACTCGTATTTGTTCGCCCGGTGTGGAGTTCTACAATCCGGCGTTTGATGTGACACCTGCGGAGTTGATTACGGCGATCGTGACTGAGTTTGGGGCGTTTGCTCCGAGTGAGTTGAAGTCTCAGTTGCACGAAAAACAAGCGGTTTAA
- a CDS encoding aldo/keto reductase, translated as MQTRQLGSQGLTVSAIGLGCMGMSEFYGAGDETESIATIHRALELGVTFLDTADMYGPFTNEKLVGRAIADRRDQVILATKFGNERSEDGKFLGVNGRPEYVRQCCDASLQRLGVDYIDLYYQHRVDATVPIEETIGAMAELVQQGKVRYLGMSEAAPATIRRAQAVHPISALQTEYSLWSRDPEDEVLPTVRELGIGFVAYSPLGRGFLSGQIKSLDDLAPDDYRRHSPRLQGENFNKNLQLVERVQQIAAEKQVTPCQLALAWLLAQGQDIVPIPGTKRRQYLEENAAAVGISLTAEEVARIDEVAPKGFAVGDRYADMSTVNR; from the coding sequence ATGCAGACTCGACAACTGGGTAGTCAAGGCTTGACGGTTTCTGCGATCGGCTTGGGCTGTATGGGTATGTCTGAGTTCTATGGTGCGGGGGATGAGACGGAGTCGATCGCGACAATTCACCGGGCTTTGGAACTGGGGGTGACATTTTTAGATACAGCGGATATGTATGGGCCGTTTACCAATGAGAAGTTGGTAGGACGGGCGATCGCGGATCGTCGAGATCAGGTAATTCTGGCGACTAAGTTTGGCAATGAACGCAGTGAGGATGGAAAATTCCTTGGTGTGAATGGGCGACCAGAGTATGTACGACAGTGTTGTGATGCATCTCTGCAAAGGCTTGGCGTTGATTATATTGATCTCTACTATCAGCATCGGGTAGATGCCACTGTACCGATTGAAGAAACCATTGGGGCGATGGCAGAGTTGGTGCAGCAAGGCAAGGTACGCTACCTAGGGATGTCGGAGGCGGCACCTGCTACGATTCGGCGGGCGCAAGCGGTGCATCCGATCAGTGCTTTGCAAACAGAGTATTCGCTCTGGAGTCGTGACCCAGAAGATGAAGTTTTACCAACAGTGCGGGAATTAGGGATTGGGTTTGTGGCCTACAGCCCGCTCGGTCGAGGCTTTCTTTCAGGACAGATCAAGAGCCTAGATGACTTGGCTCCAGACGACTATCGACGACATTCACCCCGTCTCCAGGGAGAAAACTTTAACAAAAACCTGCAACTGGTAGAGCGAGTGCAACAGATTGCAGCGGAGAAACAAGTAACCCCGTGTCAGTTGGCTTTGGCTTGGTTGCTGGCTCAAGGTCAAGATATTGTGCCCATTCCAGGAACCAAACGGCGGCAATATTTGGAGGAAAATGCAGCGGCGGTAGGGATCTCCTTAACAGCGGAAGAGGTGGCGCGGATAGATGAAGTGGCTCCGAAAGGATTTGCCGTGGGCGATCGCTATGCTGACATGAGTACAGTTAATCGCTAA
- a CDS encoding alpha/beta hydrolase produces the protein MPPFLRTLYSCLAFLLSSAIFFLSAWIVVPAPTLALLRLGVATPELSPWLIGFNAIACLLAIVGLRRSWLQRLAVVLSLVGLGLSMIPLLQLPLTVQQTNAELQANLGPSYEQISQQLDRQAAQSTNQGIEKPRSQPFVLQQVFTGIPASRSVRYDPNINFAQPDGVQLSMDIYRPPQVGRYPALVVIYGGAWRGGSPLANAAFSRYMAARGYTVFAIDYRHAPQHPFPAQLDDVRTALAFVREHANDYEADGDRMALLGRSAGGHLAMLAAYQPDALPIRAVVSYYGPFNLTAGYADPPEPDPINVRAVLRAFLGGTPTEKPILYRKASPATYVTRPLPPTLLVHGRRDHLVEIKFAQRMYQRLRAVGSPVALLELPWAEHSFDEVFQGLGSQVTLYYVERFLAWALR, from the coding sequence ATGCCACCTTTTTTGCGAACTCTCTATTCCTGCCTGGCATTTCTCCTTAGCAGTGCTATTTTTTTCTTGAGTGCTTGGATTGTCGTTCCAGCACCAACATTGGCCTTGCTACGCTTGGGGGTAGCCACTCCAGAACTGAGTCCTTGGTTGATCGGGTTCAATGCGATCGCTTGTCTCCTTGCAATTGTAGGGCTGCGACGCAGTTGGCTCCAACGCTTGGCTGTAGTGTTGAGCCTGGTTGGGCTAGGGCTGAGTATGATTCCCTTGCTCCAACTGCCTCTGACTGTGCAACAAACTAATGCTGAGTTGCAAGCGAATTTAGGGCCGAGCTATGAGCAAATCAGCCAGCAGCTCGATCGCCAAGCGGCTCAAAGTACAAACCAAGGTATAGAGAAACCGCGATCGCAACCCTTCGTCTTACAGCAGGTTTTTACCGGAATTCCAGCCAGTCGTTCAGTTCGCTACGACCCCAATATCAACTTCGCCCAGCCAGACGGCGTACAACTCAGCATGGATATTTACCGACCGCCTCAAGTGGGTCGCTATCCAGCCTTAGTAGTGATTTATGGGGGGGCTTGGCGAGGAGGAAGTCCCTTGGCCAATGCTGCCTTCAGCCGTTACATGGCTGCAAGAGGTTATACGGTCTTCGCGATCGATTACCGCCATGCGCCTCAGCACCCTTTCCCAGCCCAACTTGACGATGTTCGCACTGCCTTAGCTTTTGTGCGTGAACATGCCAATGACTACGAAGCAGATGGCGATCGCATGGCCTTGCTGGGTCGCTCAGCAGGAGGGCACTTGGCGATGCTAGCAGCCTACCAACCCGACGCTCTGCCAATTCGGGCTGTGGTCAGCTACTACGGCCCTTTTAACTTAACGGCAGGTTACGCCGATCCGCCTGAACCTGACCCGATTAACGTGCGGGCAGTTTTAAGAGCCTTCTTGGGCGGCACCCCAACTGAGAAACCCATCCTATATCGCAAGGCTTCCCCCGCCACTTATGTTACCCGACCTTTGCCCCCCACATTACTCGTCCATGGTCGGCGCGATCATCTGGTTGAAATCAAATTTGCCCAGCGCATGTACCAACGGTTGCGGGCAGTAGGTAGCCCCGTAGCACTGCTAGAGCTTCCTTGGGCCGAGCACAGCTTTGATGAAGTCTTTCAAGGGCTAGGGAGCCAAGTGACTCTCTATTATGTCGAGCGGTTTTTGGCTTGGGCCTTACGCTAG